Within Betaproteobacteria bacterium, the genomic segment TGGCTGTTCCCGCTTTACATGCTCGCCATCAATCTGTTCGTGCTGCCGATTGCGTTCGGTGGCTTGCTGCATTTTCAGGACGGCAGCGTGAACGCAGATACGTTTGTCCTCACGCTGCCGATGTCGCAGCGCCAGGAGTGGCTGGCGCTGCTGGTTTTCATCGGCGGGTTGTCGGCGGCAACCAGCATGGTGATTGTCGAAACCATCGCGTTGTCCACCATGGTCTGCAATGACCTCGTCATGCCGCCGCTATTGCGATTTACCCGTGCCCGTTACATGCAACACGAGGAGCTCAGCAATCTGTTGTTGGATATTCGGCGCGCGGCGATCATGAGCATTCTCATGCTCGGCTATTTCTATTACCTTCTCGCCGGCGAAGCTTATGCGCTGGTGTCGATCGGCCTGATTTCGTTTGCGGCGGTCGCGCAGTTCGCGCCGGCCGTGATCGGCGGCCTGTACTGGCGGCACGGCACGCGCGCTGGTGCGCTGGCCGGATTGAGCCTCGGTTTCCTGGTCTGGGCCTATACGCTGATGATCCCGGCATTTGCGCAATCGGGTTGGGCGTCCGTGACCTTTATCGAGCAGGGGCCCTTCGGCATCGAGTTGCTGAAACCCTTTCAGCTGTTTGGCTTGAAAGGCCTCGACCAAACTTCGCACGCGATGATCTGGAGCATGATGGCAAATATCGGCGCCTTTGTGCTGGTGTCGTTACTGAGCCGCCAGAGTGCGGCTGAACGAATCCAGGCGACCTTGTTTGTCGACGTATTGAGCCAGACCGGAGAGCGCACCGGCTTCTGGCGCGGTACCGCGTCGGCGTCCTCACTGCAGACGCTGGTGGGTCGTTTCCTGGGTCCGGCGCGGGCGGCGGATTTGTTCGATACCTACGCGCGTTCGCGCGGCGTCGCGGCGGCCGATGAACTGGACGCCGATGCCCGCCTGGTTCGCTTTGCCGAGATCCAGCTTGCCGGTGCGATTGGCGCTTCCTCCGCGCGCGCCATGGTGTCCTCGGTCGTGCAAGAGGAGCCGATGGGAGTGGATGAGGTGATGGCCATCATCGACGAGGCATCGCAGGCGATCGCCTATAGCCAGGAACTGGAAGAAAAACAGGCGGAGCTGGAAGCAGCCACGCGCGAGTTGCGCAGCGCCAACGAGCGCCTGACCGAACTCGATCGTCTCAAGGACGACTTCATTTCCACGGTGACCCATGAACTGCGTACGCCGCTTACATCGATTCGCGCGTTCTCGGAGATACTTCACGACAATCCTTCCCTGCCCGTGGAGGAGCGCTCGCGGTTTCTAGGTATTCTGGTCAAGGAGTCCGAGCGGCTTACACGCCTCATCAACCAGGTTCTTGATCTGGCGAAACTCGAATCCGGCGCGGCCGAGTGGCAGAATGTGACCCTCGACCTGCGCGACATCGTCGATGATGCCGTGAACACAACCAGCCAGTTGTTCAAAGTGAAAAACGTAAAACTCGAAATCAATCTCCCGCCCACGCCTGCTCCCGTGACCGCCGATCGCGACAGGCTGATGCAGGTCATGCTCAATTTGCTTTCGAATTCCATCAAGTTCTGCGATACCGAACATGGCGAAGTGGTGGTAACGGTTTCCCGTCATCATGAATCGGTGCAGGTGGATGTTTGCGACAACGGAATCGGCATCGCCAGGGAAGATCAGGAATTGATTTTTGAGAAGTTCCGGCAGGTGGGCGATACCCTTACCGAAAAGCCGCCCGGTACTGGCCTGGGGTTGGCGATCTGCCGGCAGATTGTCGGCCATTTTGGCGGACGCCTATGGGTTGAAAGCGAACAATCGCGTGGTGCCACATTCTCATTTTCGTTGCCAGTTTCGGTGATGGCGGCGGAATGAAGCCGGCGCGAATCCTGATTGCCGACGATGAGGCGGCTATCGCCATGTCCCTGGAGTTTCTGTTGAGCAATGTTGGCTACGAAACGCGGATATCCCGCGACGGCGAAGAAGCGTTGCGGGCTGCGTCGGCTTTTCAGCCTGACCTGATCGTCCTCGACCTGATGCTGCCACGTTTGAGCGGACTGGAAGTGTGCCGCGCCCTGCGCGCGGACCCGCAACATTGCCGGTTGAAAGTCCTGATGCTCACCGCGCGCGGTGGACCGTCCGATTTCGCCCGTGGCCAAACAGCGGGCGTGGATGCCTATCAGGTCAAGCCGTTTTCGACCAAGGATCTGCTCGCGCAGGTGGACCGGCTGCTCGCGCCGGAGGAGTTGTCGCATGCAAGCTGAAGAAACATCGCGGAACGCCACACCGACGGTATACGTGGTGGACGACGATGCGTCAATCCGCGAGCTGCTGGATTGGCTGATGAAGAGTAACGGCATCGCCGTGGCTACATTCGCCAATGCACAGCATTTTCTCAAGTCATATCATGCCGGATCACCCGGTTGCCTGATCGTCGATCTTTACATGCCCGGCATGAGCGGTCTTGAACTGCAGCATTATCTGATCGAGCATGGCATCCGCATCCCGGTGATTTTCCTGAGCGCGCGTGCGGATATTGCCAAGGCGGTCGCCGCCGTCAAACATGGCGCGATCGACTTCATTGAGAAGCCGTTCGACTACAAGAAAATTGTTGCCCTGGCACAGGATTGCTTGTTCCGCGATGAACTGCTGCGCGGGGCGCAAGGAAATCTCGACGCGAAACAGGCGCGACTTGCGTTGCTCACTCACCGCGAACGCGAGGTCATGCATCGGGTCGTCACGGGGAAGATCAACCGGGTGATTGCCGAAGAGCTCTCGATCGGCGTCAAAACCGTTGAGGCGCACCGGGCTAAAATCATGGAAAAACTTGAGGTCAAGTCGCTCGCGGAACTGGTGCAGGTGGCGATGCAATTGCCGCCGAAGTAACGACTTTCAACATGTGCCGTGAACGATTTGCCGGTGTTTGCAGCGGCTGCCCGATGCGCCTCGACCGAAAGGCCGATATGGGACAATTGTTGAATCATCGCGTTGCCCGGCAACTGCCCGCGCCCGCTTGTTGGATACCGCTGGTCGAAATTTCCGCTAGAGGCCGGTCTTAGCCCAGAATTCTGCGGCTTTGCGTTGCCCGGATACTTGCGAAATGATGTCCCGCGCACGCTGCGCATGTTGCGCAAATTCGGCGTGTGACTTGCAGTGCTCAATCGCGATTGCCAAGGATTCCCCGCCAGGACCAAGTACGCCTTCAATTATCAGCACGGCCTGATGCTTCGCGGTTTTCAGGTCAAAACCCGCCGCGGGTACGCTGGTCATTGCCGGCGATGGTTCCGGCAAACGACTTGGTACCCGTTCTTGCACAGGTGCAATGAAGCCGTCCCGCAACAGTTCGTCAAGCAAAATTAGCCCATCACCGGGGATTTTTCCAAGTAATGCGTCGACCGGGCTCCTGCCGTCCACCACAATGAGCGCCGTGCGATGTTTGAAATTGAGATGGTGGACCCGCATTTCAATTTCTTCGTGACCTTTGACGGTCTTCACAAACACCATGTCCGTATCCATTCTGGTCCTCCATAGATACTTGTGCGCTTGGCTGATTGTCCTCGCGTCTCGATTCGCGGTCAATGGTGTCGCGGCACGCTCATTAGCGCATCCTGTAAACCTGATTTCGGTGTGTGGCGGGCCAATGAGAACATGCAGCAGTGCGGGCAACGCGAATTGGAAGATCACGACAGGACGGGTTTGGCTGGCGCCTGCATGACGATACGCGGGAAGGCCACCCGGAAGAGACTGCCGACGCCGCCGTGCGGCGTCACAACAGTCACGTTGGCGCCATGGCGCAACGCAATTTCGCGGACGATGGCCAAGCCAATGCCGGAACCCGGCTCCTGCCCGCGAATGACGCGATAGAAGCGTTCAAATACCAGTTCGCGTTCCTGCGGAGGAATCCCAATGCCGTCGTCTTCAACCTCGAGCTGTGGTGTTTCGCCATGAATCACGCGCACGGTGATGTGGCCACTTGCGGGTGTGTAGCGAATGGCGTTGTCCACCAGATTGATTACCAGTTCACGCAGCAGATCCGCGCTGCCTTGCACCGTTACCGGCGAATCGGGCATGTCGAATCCCAGATCGATGTGTTTGCAGCTGGCATGCGGGTATGCGGCTGAGACCACTTCGCGGGCGATCAGCCGAAAATCCACAGCAGTGAGGGGCAGGGCGTCCGTCGCGGTGCCTTCCATGCGCGCCAACATCAGCAGCTGGTTGATCAAATGTGCCGTCCGCTCCGTGCCCTCGGCGATTCGTTTGAGCGCGTCGAGTTTTTCATCCATGGTGACGCTACGCAACGCCAATTCAGTTTGCATCTTTATTCCGGCGAGCGGCGTGCGTAGCTGGTGCGCGGCGTTGGCAATAAATCGCCTTTGCGCTTCGCCCTCGTGTTCAATGCGGGCGAGCAGGTCGTTAAATGAATTGATGAGCGGCGCGATTTCTTCGGGTGCATCCGGTGCATGCAAGGGACGTACATCGTCCACGTCTCGCGCCATCACCTGGTCGCGCAGGCGCTTGAGCGGCGCCGCACCACGGCGCAGCCCCACCCACATCAGCAGTACCATCAAGGGTACTACCAGCATTTGCGGGATGACAATTCCTTTCATGATGTCGCGCGCAAGCGCATTGCGTTTTTCGGTGCTTTCGGCGACTTGAACCACAATCGATTCCGCGGCGGGGCCTCGTACCATCTCAAGTGCTGCGATACGAACGCTCGTTTCCCGGAAATCGACAGTGCGAAATACGACGTGGCTGCGGTCGGGAAACGGCTCAGTTGAAGTTGTGGGCAATTCCGGCTCGCCCAGCAGGAACTCGCCGTTTTTTCGGTTGATGCGATAAAAATACGCATCAGACTCATCGTCGGCAAGCAAAGCACGCAAGTCCGCGCGCAATCTGATCTCACCTTTTTCATTCGTCCACTCCGTCTGCTCGGCCAGCGCGCGGGTTTTGTACGCCAGGCTTCGATCAAAGGCGTCATTGGCCAGCGAAATGCCGACAATGTAAGTCAGCGCCGCGGAAAGTGGCCACAAGAGCAATAACGGCGCGAGCATCCAGTCGAGCATTTCGTTGAATAACGAGCCTCGCGCCGCCGTTTCCTCGGAAGCACCGGTTGATGTGCGACGTGCTGCGAGCACCGATTTGTTATGACCCGTCACGAGCAGCAGGCTTTTCCAGGCAGTATCCCAGCCCCCTCAGAGTGGTGAGTTTGAGGTTGGCGGGTTCAAGCTTTTTGCGCAAACGGTGCACATAGACTTCAACCGCGTTGGCGGAGACTTCTTCTCCCCACTGGCATAGTAGGTCAATGATCTGCTCTTTGTTGACGACGCGGCCGGCGCGTCCGAGAAAAATTTCCAGCAAGGCAATTTCTCTTGCCGATAGCTCAAGGGGTTTATTGCGCACCGATGCGGTCCGGCTTTTGGGGTCAAAACTCAAGTCGCCATGGGTAATCAGACTGGCCACGCTGCCGCGTGCGCGACGCGTGAGGGCGCGCACGCGCGCTTCCAGTTCGGTCAATTCAAAGGGCTTCACGAGGTAGTCGTCAGCGCCCAGATCAAGGCCGCGAACCCGGTTCTCGACGGCATCCAGCGCGGTGAGGATCAGAACCGGTACATCGACATTACGTTCACGCGCGCGCTTCAGTACCTGGAACCCGTCCATGCCCGGCAGGCCGATATCCAGTATCACCAGGTCGAATTGCTGCGTCATCAGCGCTGTGTCGGCGGCGCGACCGTCGCCAACGCTATCGGTCACATAGCCAGCGTCGCGCAAGGCGCGAATCAGGCCATCGGCGAGCAAAGGGTCATCTTCCGCAACAAGGATTCGCATGCGGAAAGCATAAATCAAAAAGCAGTGATGCACCGGTCACGTTATAGCGTGCCTTCAAAGGACAACATGGGCCACGCTGCATTGGCGCAAAAGACAATGGCTGGAAAGGGGATTTCCTGTCGCGGTGCAGTCCGGCTGAGACATGCCTGCGTGCGTGCGAAAGCACAAACACTAGCACTGGTGCGGCTTACCGGGCATTTGTGGTCCAAACGCCGCGCCAAATGGCGATCCGCGCTTTGGGGAACACCTATTTACTCTGTCGCACCGGTGGACAACCACAAGGGTTGCGCTGGGCCGCTACCCAAGTTTTTCCAAGTTACTGAGGCATTGAGAAAATTGGGACCGGGACTAAATCCGGGTCAACAGATTTTGAGGTTAATAGAAGTTCCCTTTACGTCAGCACGAGGTTTATTTTCGCGACCGTCAGGCTCACCCAAAGTACCATCACCAGGAAAAAAGCCAGAAACCCGATGTGCTGATCGAGGATAAAACGCGGCGCGATCAGTCGCGTGACCTTGGTCACGGGCGAGGTGAGCATCCTGAAGGTGGTGTAGGCAAAATTGCTTTCGCGCTTGGCGCCGGCGAACAGATACAGAATGCCTTGTCCCACAAACGCGCACAAAGCCACTTCCGCCAGCGCTTTGAAGATGATGACTGCCTGCAGCATCATTGAACTCCGTTCGATGTTTCGTGAATCAACTGCTTCGTCATTTTTGGGTCGAATCGATTCAGGTGCTCGATGATTTCACCCACCTTGTCTTTGTTGCCCAAGGTGAAATAGGCCATGCCCAAGTTGTACCACGCATGCGGATTCATCGGTTGCAGCTCGGCCGCGTGCTCGAGCGCCTGTGCGGCCGCGTCGTGCTGGCCAAGTGCCGCATGTGCAAGGCCCATTCCATACCAGGCGCGGTCGCTCTTCGGATTGATCCTTACCGCCGACTGAAATGCGTCGATGGCCTTGGCATATTGTTTTTGTTTTTCATAGTTGAATCCCAGATTGAAGTACGTCACCGCGTCGTCCGGGTTGATTCGCAGCGCTTCCTGGAAACTCTGCTCTGCCAGGTACATCTGGCCTTGCGAGGCATAAAGATGGCCCAGGCAACTGGCGGCCAACCCGAAACCGGGATTGACGGTCAGCGCGGCCTTGAATGCGCTGACCGCCTTGGCATCCTGTCTCAAAAGCAGGAAGAGCCGTGCGCGGTAGAAATACATCCATTGCTCGAATTTCATTGTCTGACCTTGAGAATATGTTCGCGAATATTACCGGGAAAGGGTACGACGCGCGTGATCCCGCCTACCGGAGCCATCATTTCATCCCGCGGAACGTGAGCGAGCTTCTTCGTGAATGCCCCACAAGAACAAAGCCCGCTTGCGCGGGCCTTGTCCTGTCCTCAACTGCCAAGCGATTGATCAGGTCGCCAGCGTGTTGATATCGCCTTCCAGGTTCGGGTAGCGCACGTGCTCCACCAGTTCCTGTACTTCCCGCGACGGTGCCGGTGTCAGCAAGCTCACCACGAAGATGGTGATGATGCCAACCGGTACGCCGAATACACCTGCCGAAATCGGCGCCATGCCGAACCATTCGTTCGCAGCCACGCCACCGAAGAACGGATAGGTGATGAACATGTAATACATCGCCGTCCCCAGTCCCGCCGCCATACCCAGAATTGCACCCCACTTGTTGGCACGTTTCCAGAATACGCCCATCACCAGCGCCGGGAAGAATCCCGATGCCGCCAGCGAGAATGCCGCGCCCACCAGGAACAGAATATTGCCCGGTTTCAGTGACGTCACATAGGCAGCAATCAGCGCGACCACGACCAGCAATGCTTTCGATATTGTCACGCGACGCGTCGTGCTGGCGTGCGGGTCGAGCATCTTGTAGTAGAGGTCATGCGAAAGTGCATTGGCAATCGTCAGCAGCAAGCCATCCGCCGTCGACAGCGCCGCCGCGAGACCGCCAGCCGCCACCAGCCCCGAAACCACATACGGCAAACCAGCAATTTCCGGCGTGGCCAGCACGATAATGTCGCCGCCAATCACGATTTCCGCGAGTTGCACGATGCCGTCGCCATTGATGTCGGTAATCGATAACAGTGTTGGATCGACCGCCGCCCAGTTCGCGGCCCACGCGGGTAGTGCCGCAAAGTTTGACCCGACCAGGAAATGGTAGACGTCATACTTGGCCAGTACCGCCAGCGCCGGCGCCGTGAAATACAGCAGGAAAATGAAGAACAGCGACCAGAACACCGACTGGCGCGCCTGCCGGACGCTGGGCGTCGTGTAGTAACGCATCAGGATGTGCGGCAACGCGGCGGTACCGATCATCATGCAGAACACGATACCGAGGAAGTTCCGGCGCGCCTTGTCAGACGCTGCTTCGTCCTTACCCGGGAACGGCTGGGCGTGTGGACGAGGCGGTGCCGCGCGCGCGGCCAAGCCCTTGTCTTTGTCCCATTTCGCTTTGGCGGCAGCTTCGTCCTTCGGATATGCGGCAACTGCTTTTTCAGCCGCGGCAATCTGGTCCGCTGGTGCGTTTGCTGTTTTCGCGTCGGCAAGCTTTTGTTCAACGTCAGCTTTGCCTTTGGCAAACGTAGCAGCGGGATCCTTAAGACCGGCATTGGCGGCATCGGCGCGCGCTTTCAAAATTCCGCGCACTTCGAGCTCTTTCGGGTCAGCCGTCAATACCTTTTCCCGCGCGGTGACCTTTTCCAGCGCCTGGCCATAGGCAATTTGGGGAATCGGGTTGCCGGTGTGCTTCAGAGACAACCAGACGACCGGTGTCATGTAGGCAATGATCAGGATGATGTACTGCGCCACCTGGGTCCACGTCACTGCGCGCATACCGCCGAGGAAGGAGCACACCAGGATACCGCCGAGGCCGACGAATACGCCGACGCCGAATTCAAGCCCGGTAAACCGGCTGGTGATCAGACCCACGCCGTAGATTTGCGCGACCACATAGGTAAATGAACACAGGATTGCCGCGAAAATGCCGATGCTGCGCACAATGTTGCCGCCGTAACGTTCACCGAGGAAATCGGGAATCGTGAACTGGCCGAACTTCCGAAGGTAGGGCGCCAGCAAGAATGCAACCAGACAGTAACCACCGGTCCATCCCGTCACGAACGCGAGACCATCGAAGCCACTCAGGTACAGCGTGCCGGCCATGCCGATGAACGACGCCGCGCTCATCCAGTCCGCACCGGTTGCCATGCCGTTGAAGAACGCGGGAACGCGTCGACCGGCGACATAGTATTCCGCCGCGTCCACGGTACGGCTCATGATGCCGATCGAGGCATATAGCCCGATGGTGGCGAACAGAAACCAGTAACCGATCCACTTGCGCGACATGCCCATTTGTTCCGCGATGGCAAGCGCAAACAGGAAGGCCAGGAAGCCAACCGTGTAGAAGGTGTAGTACTTCTTCAGTTGCTGGAAAAAACTCTTGTGACTGAATTCCGCCTGGCTCATTCGTCTTCTCCTTCATGCACGCCGTACTCGATATCGAGCTTGTTCATGTAGTGCTGGTAATACCAGATCAGCACGACATAAATAATCAGCGATCCCTGGGCAGCGTTGTAAAAGCCGAGCGGGAAGCCGAGGATCGTGATGCTATTCAGCTCTCTCGAGTACCAGCCGCCCACAAAGGTCACGACGAACCAAATAGACAGCAGTATTGCGGTGATGACGAGATTCTTGTGCCAATATTCCTCTTGCCTAG encodes:
- a CDS encoding DUF4212 domain-containing protein, yielding MQLTPRQEEYWHKNLVITAILLSIWFVVTFVGGWYSRELNSITILGFPLGFYNAAQGSLIIYVVLIWYYQHYMNKLDIEYGVHEGEDE
- a CDS encoding histidine kinase gives rise to the protein MLKGWVIVCASFAYIGFLFAIAYYADRRADQGRSLIATPYVYALSLGVYATAWTFYGSVGRAASDGVGFLPIYIGPTLMMILWWFVVRKMIRISKINRLTSLADFVASRYGKSALLGGLVTVIAVVGILPYISLQLKAISTSFQILLQYPEIVMPQKIGTDAILNDTAFYIAAFLALFTVAFGTRQLDVAERHEGMVAAIAFESVVKLIAFIAVGIYVTFGMFNGPADIFSRAMAQPQLASLTTPFGGAAGNYVSWIWLTILSMLAILFLPRQFQIAVVENVDEKHLNKAVWLFPLYMLAINLFVLPIAFGGLLHFQDGSVNADTFVLTLPMSQRQEWLALLVFIGGLSAATSMVIVETIALSTMVCNDLVMPPLLRFTRARYMQHEELSNLLLDIRRAAIMSILMLGYFYYLLAGEAYALVSIGLISFAAVAQFAPAVIGGLYWRHGTRAGALAGLSLGFLVWAYTLMIPAFAQSGWASVTFIEQGPFGIELLKPFQLFGLKGLDQTSHAMIWSMMANIGAFVLVSLLSRQSAAERIQATLFVDVLSQTGERTGFWRGTASASSLQTLVGRFLGPARAADLFDTYARSRGVAAADELDADARLVRFAEIQLAGAIGASSARAMVSSVVQEEPMGVDEVMAIIDEASQAIAYSQELEEKQAELEAATRELRSANERLTELDRLKDDFISTVTHELRTPLTSIRAFSEILHDNPSLPVEERSRFLGILVKESERLTRLINQVLDLAKLESGAAEWQNVTLDLRDIVDDAVNTTSQLFKVKNVKLEINLPPTPAPVTADRDRLMQVMLNLLSNSIKFCDTEHGEVVVTVSRHHESVQVDVCDNGIGIAREDQELIFEKFRQVGDTLTEKPPGTGLGLAICRQIVGHFGGRLWVESEQSRGATFSFSLPVSVMAAE
- a CDS encoding sensor histidine kinase N-terminal domain-containing protein, encoding MTGHNKSVLAARRTSTGASEETAARGSLFNEMLDWMLAPLLLLWPLSAALTYIVGISLANDAFDRSLAYKTRALAEQTEWTNEKGEIRLRADLRALLADDESDAYFYRINRKNGEFLLGEPELPTTSTEPFPDRSHVVFRTVDFRETSVRIAALEMVRGPAAESIVVQVAESTEKRNALARDIMKGIVIPQMLVVPLMVLLMWVGLRRGAAPLKRLRDQVMARDVDDVRPLHAPDAPEEIAPLINSFNDLLARIEHEGEAQRRFIANAAHQLRTPLAGIKMQTELALRSVTMDEKLDALKRIAEGTERTAHLINQLLMLARMEGTATDALPLTAVDFRLIAREVVSAAYPHASCKHIDLGFDMPDSPVTVQGSADLLRELVINLVDNAIRYTPASGHITVRVIHGETPQLEVEDDGIGIPPQERELVFERFYRVIRGQEPGSGIGLAIVREIALRHGANVTVVTPHGGVGSLFRVAFPRIVMQAPAKPVLS
- a CDS encoding VC_2705 family sodium/solute symporter → MSQAEFSHKSFFQQLKKYYTFYTVGFLAFLFALAIAEQMGMSRKWIGYWFLFATIGLYASIGIMSRTVDAAEYYVAGRRVPAFFNGMATGADWMSAASFIGMAGTLYLSGFDGLAFVTGWTGGYCLVAFLLAPYLRKFGQFTIPDFLGERYGGNIVRSIGIFAAILCSFTYVVAQIYGVGLITSRFTGLEFGVGVFVGLGGILVCSFLGGMRAVTWTQVAQYIILIIAYMTPVVWLSLKHTGNPIPQIAYGQALEKVTAREKVLTADPKELEVRGILKARADAANAGLKDPAATFAKGKADVEQKLADAKTANAPADQIAAAEKAVAAYPKDEAAAKAKWDKDKGLAARAAPPRPHAQPFPGKDEAASDKARRNFLGIVFCMMIGTAALPHILMRYYTTPSVRQARQSVFWSLFFIFLLYFTAPALAVLAKYDVYHFLVGSNFAALPAWAANWAAVDPTLLSITDINGDGIVQLAEIVIGGDIIVLATPEIAGLPYVVSGLVAAGGLAAALSTADGLLLTIANALSHDLYYKMLDPHASTTRRVTISKALLVVVALIAAYVTSLKPGNILFLVGAAFSLAASGFFPALVMGVFWKRANKWGAILGMAAGLGTAMYYMFITYPFFGGVAANEWFGMAPISAGVFGVPVGIITIFVVSLLTPAPSREVQELVEHVRYPNLEGDINTLAT
- a CDS encoding response regulator transcription factor, coding for MRILVAEDDPLLADGLIRALRDAGYVTDSVGDGRAADTALMTQQFDLVILDIGLPGMDGFQVLKRARERNVDVPVLILTALDAVENRVRGLDLGADDYLVKPFELTELEARVRALTRRARGSVASLITHGDLSFDPKSRTASVRNKPLELSAREIALLEIFLGRAGRVVNKEQIIDLLCQWGEEVSANAVEVYVHRLRKKLEPANLKLTTLRGLGYCLEKPAARDGS
- a CDS encoding response regulator transcription factor; its protein translation is MQAEETSRNATPTVYVVDDDASIRELLDWLMKSNGIAVATFANAQHFLKSYHAGSPGCLIVDLYMPGMSGLELQHYLIEHGIRIPVIFLSARADIAKAVAAVKHGAIDFIEKPFDYKKIVALAQDCLFRDELLRGAQGNLDAKQARLALLTHREREVMHRVVTGKINRVIAEELSIGVKTVEAHRAKIMEKLEVKSLAELVQVAMQLPPK
- a CDS encoding tetratricopeptide repeat protein: MKFEQWMYFYRARLFLLLRQDAKAVSAFKAALTVNPGFGLAASCLGHLYASQGQMYLAEQSFQEALRINPDDAVTYFNLGFNYEKQKQYAKAIDAFQSAVRINPKSDRAWYGMGLAHAALGQHDAAAQALEHAAELQPMNPHAWYNLGMAYFTLGNKDKVGEIIEHLNRFDPKMTKQLIHETSNGVQ
- a CDS encoding response regulator codes for the protein MKPARILIADDEAAIAMSLEFLLSNVGYETRISRDGEEALRAASAFQPDLIVLDLMLPRLSGLEVCRALRADPQHCRLKVLMLTARGGPSDFARGQTAGVDAYQVKPFSTKDLLAQVDRLLAPEELSHAS